A single window of Vespula pensylvanica isolate Volc-1 chromosome 23, ASM1446617v1, whole genome shotgun sequence DNA harbors:
- the LOC122636717 gene encoding RNA-binding protein 7 isoform X1, with amino-acid sequence MKNYINFLFFFVKINYVTVSNNIFKNKHLPWILGSFYKYGGPIQRVAIPRDRDGKQRTYGFITYKHVSSVSYALDLFNGTKLFNRTINMKTRNNIELPQVEKQKQEHIYNLNHLLHLGQQTFIGNFVPNIGSDMLPTNVVQNTVVYTGKIDTHRDDRHSRSYHPYHRDHESNKHDHHKDHKSYKNRSNSSHSSDYSKHSNYKNSRRHYH; translated from the exons AtgaagaattatattaattttctatttttttttgtcaaaattaattacgttaCAGTGTCCAATAACATTTTCAAGAATAAACATTTACCATGGATTTTAGGAAGCttctataaatat GGTGGTCCAATACAAAGAGTTGCCATTCCTAGAGATCGTGATGGAAAGCAAAGAACTTACGGATTTATAACGTATAAACATGTAAGTTCTGTATCATATGCTTTAGACCTTTTTAAtggaacaaaattatttaatcggaccattaatatgaaaacaagaaataacaTAGAGTTACCGCaagtagaaaaacaaaaacaggaACACATTTATAATTTGAATCATCTACTTCATTTGGGTCAGCAAACGTTTATAGGAAACTTTGTGCCAAATATAGGTTCAGATATGCTTCCTACAAATGTAGTACAAAATACAGTTGTATATACTGGCAAAATTGATACTCATCGTGATGATAGACATTCTAGAAGTTATCATCCTTATCATCGTGATCATGAAAGTAATAAACATGATCACCATAAAGATCATAAATCctataaaaatagaagtaaTAGTAGTCATTCGAGTGATTATTCAAAACacagtaattataaaaatagtagaagacattatcattaa
- the LOC122636717 gene encoding RNA-binding protein 7 isoform X2 → MDDDIRTLWCGNLSDKVTESILYELFLQGGPIQRVAIPRDRDGKQRTYGFITYKHVSSVSYALDLFNGTKLFNRTINMKTRNNIELPQVEKQKQEHIYNLNHLLHLGQQTFIGNFVPNIGSDMLPTNVVQNTVVYTGKIDTHRDDRHSRSYHPYHRDHESNKHDHHKDHKSYKNRSNSSHSSDYSKHSNYKNSRRHYH, encoded by the exons ATGGATGACGATATACGTACATTGTGGTGTGGAAATTTAAGTGACAAAGTCACAGAAAGTATTCTTTACGAGTTATTTTTACAG GGTGGTCCAATACAAAGAGTTGCCATTCCTAGAGATCGTGATGGAAAGCAAAGAACTTACGGATTTATAACGTATAAACATGTAAGTTCTGTATCATATGCTTTAGACCTTTTTAAtggaacaaaattatttaatcggaccattaatatgaaaacaagaaataacaTAGAGTTACCGCaagtagaaaaacaaaaacaggaACACATTTATAATTTGAATCATCTACTTCATTTGGGTCAGCAAACGTTTATAGGAAACTTTGTGCCAAATATAGGTTCAGATATGCTTCCTACAAATGTAGTACAAAATACAGTTGTATATACTGGCAAAATTGATACTCATCGTGATGATAGACATTCTAGAAGTTATCATCCTTATCATCGTGATCATGAAAGTAATAAACATGATCACCATAAAGATCATAAATCctataaaaatagaagtaaTAGTAGTCATTCGAGTGATTATTCAAAACacagtaattataaaaatagtagaagacattatcattaa